In one window of Acidovorax sp. HDW3 DNA:
- a CDS encoding Crp/Fnr family transcriptional regulator — protein MSQDLSLHQRRRLPTAQELAGIPWLPLLPGAERERAQAALLVGDAHPGDYICRIGRPVTYWFGAVDGLLKMHTDSADGSGMTFAGLPPGGWFGEGTAIKREPYRYNVQALRSSVVAGLPIESFHWLLDHSIAFNRFVMDQLNERLGQFIAAREIDRLAQPDLRVARSLAALFNPVLYPGVGQVLRITQQELAYLVGLSRQRVNEALAVLQAQGLIRVEYGGLRVLDLPALRLVGRAQA, from the coding sequence ATGAGCCAAGACCTATCGCTGCACCAGCGGCGCCGTTTGCCGACAGCGCAGGAGTTGGCCGGCATTCCCTGGCTGCCCTTGCTGCCAGGGGCCGAGCGCGAACGTGCGCAGGCGGCCTTGTTGGTGGGCGATGCCCATCCGGGCGATTACATCTGCCGCATTGGCCGGCCGGTGACTTACTGGTTTGGCGCCGTCGATGGGCTGCTCAAAATGCACACCGACAGCGCCGACGGCTCTGGCATGACTTTCGCCGGCCTGCCCCCTGGTGGCTGGTTTGGTGAGGGCACGGCCATCAAGCGTGAGCCCTACCGCTACAACGTGCAGGCGCTGCGCAGCAGTGTGGTGGCGGGGCTGCCGATAGAGAGCTTTCACTGGCTGCTCGATCACTCCATTGCTTTCAACCGCTTTGTCATGGACCAGCTCAACGAGCGTTTGGGCCAGTTCATTGCCGCCCGTGAGATTGACCGCCTGGCCCAACCCGATCTGCGCGTGGCGCGCAGCCTGGCGGCGCTGTTCAACCCGGTGCTGTACCCGGGGGTAGGGCAGGTGCTGCGTATTACGCAGCAAGAGCTGGCCTACCTGGTGGGGCTGTCACGCCAGCGGGTCAATGAGGCGCTGGCGGTGCTGCAGGCGCAGGGGCTCATTCGTGTGGAATATGGCGGGCTGCGGGTGCTTGATTTGCCAGCGCTGCGCTTGGTGGGGCGCGCTCAGGCGTGA
- a CDS encoding YifB family Mg chelatase-like AAA ATPase, whose product MSLALVQSRALLGLAAPAVTVEVHLANGLPSFTLVGLAEVEVKEARERVRAALQNAGLEFPNNKKITVNLAPADLPKDSGRFDLPIALGILAASGQIEAARLAGWEFAGELSLSGQLRPVRGALATSLALRRQGEPARLVLPPESAEEAALVPGIEVYSARHLLDVVRQLLPTSDASTPTDATDHWQRVPASAPQEPPAGPDLADVKGQGAARRALEIAAAGGHGLLLVGPPGAGKSMLAERFAGLLPAMDVEQALESAAIASLAGRFTPAQWMQRPTAHPHHTSSAVALVGGGSPPRPGEISIAHEGVLFLDEFPEFARSALEALREPLETGRITIARATQRAEFPARFQLIAAMNPCPCGFAGSPQRPCRCTPEQIARYQGKLSGPLLDRIDLHVEVPALPAAELLQHGGGESSSTVRARVAQARERALARQGHANHQLQGQRLDTHLALAPAASHFLQAAATRLGWSARATHRTLRVARTIADLAGSPTTETVHVAEAVQYRRVLRGA is encoded by the coding sequence ATGAGTCTTGCCCTGGTGCAAAGCCGCGCCCTGCTGGGATTGGCGGCGCCTGCCGTCACTGTCGAAGTGCACCTGGCCAATGGCCTGCCCAGCTTTACCCTGGTGGGGCTGGCCGAGGTTGAGGTCAAGGAGGCGCGCGAGCGGGTGCGCGCAGCGCTGCAAAACGCCGGGCTGGAATTTCCGAACAACAAAAAAATCACCGTCAACCTGGCGCCCGCCGATCTGCCCAAAGATTCAGGGCGCTTTGACCTGCCCATCGCCCTGGGCATCCTCGCCGCCAGCGGACAAATCGAGGCCGCACGCCTGGCCGGTTGGGAGTTTGCCGGCGAGCTCTCGCTCTCGGGCCAGCTGCGCCCGGTGCGCGGCGCCCTCGCCACCAGCCTGGCACTGCGCCGCCAAGGCGAACCTGCGCGCCTGGTATTGCCCCCAGAAAGCGCCGAAGAAGCCGCGCTGGTGCCAGGCATCGAGGTGTATAGCGCCCGCCATCTGCTCGATGTGGTGCGCCAGCTGCTGCCGACAAGCGATGCCAGCACCCCCACCGACGCCACCGACCACTGGCAACGCGTACCCGCCAGCGCCCCCCAGGAGCCCCCCGCCGGCCCCGATCTGGCCGACGTCAAAGGCCAGGGCGCAGCACGCCGGGCACTGGAGATTGCGGCAGCGGGCGGCCACGGTTTGTTGCTCGTGGGGCCGCCAGGCGCTGGAAAATCCATGCTGGCCGAGCGCTTTGCCGGCCTGCTGCCAGCCATGGACGTGGAGCAGGCACTCGAGAGCGCCGCCATTGCCAGCCTGGCTGGCCGCTTTACGCCAGCGCAATGGATGCAGCGCCCCACCGCCCACCCCCACCACACCAGCAGTGCCGTGGCCCTGGTCGGCGGTGGCTCGCCCCCCAGGCCGGGGGAAATTTCCATCGCCCACGAAGGGGTGCTGTTCCTCGATGAATTTCCGGAGTTTGCCCGCAGCGCCCTCGAAGCCCTGCGCGAACCGCTGGAGACGGGCCGCATCACCATCGCCCGCGCCACGCAGCGCGCCGAATTCCCGGCGCGCTTTCAACTCATTGCCGCCATGAACCCTTGCCCCTGCGGCTTTGCCGGCAGCCCACAGCGCCCCTGCCGCTGCACACCCGAGCAAATTGCCCGCTACCAAGGCAAATTGAGCGGCCCGCTGCTCGACCGCATCGACTTGCACGTCGAAGTCCCGGCCCTCCCCGCCGCCGAACTGCTGCAACACGGCGGCGGCGAAAGCAGCAGCACGGTGCGCGCCCGGGTGGCGCAAGCGCGCGAACGGGCCCTGGCACGCCAGGGCCACGCCAACCACCAGCTGCAGGGCCAGCGCCTGGACACCCACCTGGCCCTGGCGCCTGCTGCCAGCCATTTTTTGCAAGCCGCCGCCACCCGCCTGGGTTGGTCAGCGCGCGCCACCCACCGCACCCTGCGCGTGGCGCGCACCATCGCCGACCTGGCGGGCAGCCCCACGACCGAGACGGTGCACGTGGCCGAAGCAGTGCAATACCGGCGGGTACTGCGCGGCGCCTGA
- a CDS encoding ABC transporter substrate-binding protein produces MPHHRPPSLSRRTLLTGAAATALPWLGMGTAQAQDATIVLGQSTDLSGPLADLGQAMHQGAQLVFNAVNARGGIHGRTITLNTLDDAYDVKKAEANAKQLLADSNTFALFNCMGTPHVEAMLPLVKESGIPFFSPFTGAQSARIAARNVFNVRAGYADEAEKQIQHLVTLGIKRIAVAHQANSFGKEVYNNVQRAMGKLQLPEGVNATVANDGQDAKAAAQKIAQAEPEAVILGLAGKPTLEFVKAFRALRRGTALYALSVMGTPATLTALGADAAGINITQVVPMPNSPTVPISREFLQAWKASGAKAEPSHLALEGYINARVFCEALQRTGKTLTRSSFLDALWTFKKWDLGGFEINATEPGHNASRFVELTLVGRDGKFMR; encoded by the coding sequence ATGCCCCACCATCGCCCGCCCTCCCTGTCTCGCCGCACCCTGCTCACTGGCGCCGCCGCCACCGCCCTGCCCTGGCTGGGCATGGGCACCGCACAGGCCCAGGATGCCACCATCGTCCTGGGGCAAAGCACCGATCTTTCCGGCCCGCTCGCCGACCTGGGCCAGGCCATGCACCAGGGCGCACAGCTGGTATTCAACGCCGTGAACGCACGCGGCGGCATCCACGGTCGCACCATCACACTCAACACACTGGACGACGCCTATGACGTCAAGAAGGCAGAGGCCAATGCCAAACAGTTGCTGGCCGACAGCAATACTTTTGCACTTTTCAACTGTATGGGGACACCCCATGTCGAGGCCATGCTACCGCTCGTGAAAGAGTCAGGCATTCCATTTTTTTCTCCCTTCACTGGTGCGCAATCCGCACGCATAGCAGCGCGTAACGTCTTCAACGTCCGCGCAGGCTATGCCGATGAAGCTGAAAAACAAATCCAGCATCTCGTCACCCTGGGCATCAAGCGCATTGCCGTCGCCCACCAAGCCAATAGCTTTGGCAAAGAGGTCTACAACAACGTCCAGCGCGCCATGGGCAAGCTGCAACTCCCAGAAGGCGTCAACGCCACCGTCGCCAACGATGGCCAAGACGCCAAAGCGGCTGCACAAAAAATCGCCCAGGCCGAGCCCGAGGCCGTGATCCTGGGCCTGGCCGGCAAGCCAACGCTGGAATTCGTCAAAGCCTTTCGCGCCCTGCGTCGGGGCACGGCGCTGTATGCGCTCTCGGTCATGGGCACGCCCGCCACGTTAACGGCCCTGGGCGCCGATGCTGCTGGCATCAACATCACCCAGGTCGTGCCCATGCCCAACAGCCCGACCGTGCCTATTTCACGCGAGTTTTTGCAGGCTTGGAAAGCCAGTGGCGCCAAGGCAGAGCCTTCGCACCTGGCGCTCGAAGGCTATATCAACGCCCGCGTGTTCTGCGAGGCCCTGCAGCGCACCGGCAAAACCCTCACCCGCAGCAGCTTTCTCGACGCCTTGTGGACGTTCAAAAAATGGGACCTGGGCGGCTTTGAGATCAACGCCACCGAGCCGGGGCACAACGCTTCGCGCTTTGTCGAACTGACCCTGGTTGGCCGCGACGGCAAATTCATGCGTTAA